The Vibrio sp. STUT-A11 region GGAGGAGATCGACCGATTACTGGGTTTAGAGCTGGGCGCTGATGACTACGTTTGTAAACCATATAGCCCGCGTGAGCTGGTTGTGCGAGTACGTAACGTGCTACGAAGATACAACAGTGTTAATACACCAAAAAGCGAGGAAGAAACTTCCCCAATAATCATTGAACAAGGCCAAATGAAAGTGTGGGTCGATGGTGAGTCGATTACGCTGACATCGGTGGAGTTTAAATTGCTCTCTTATTTCCACCAGCACGAAGGACAAGTTTTCAGCCGTGAGCAATTGATGAATAAGATCTATAACGATGAGCGTATTGTTACCGATCGTACCATTGACACGCATATCAAAAACTTACGCAAGAAGATATTTGCAGTCAACTCGGCCTATGACTGGATAAAAGCGGTGTATGGTGTCGGCTATCGTTTCGAGATGGAATAGATAAAACTAGCCTAAATGAAGACAATAGAAACTTGATCGATTCTTACTTCAACGACGTTGTTTCACGGTCAGCATTTGGTGAAATCCTATCGTTCTCTTTGGTTTAGACTATTTCTATTTAAGCCTTAGGTATAGAATTTAATGGACGACATTGAATACAAAAGAGCGAACAATTGAAGACCAAAATTAAAGCAAAACTCTTTGTCTTATCTGCTGCGGCTTTGCTGCTTAACGGATGTGCCAGTTACAGCATCACTGAGCGAGATATGAATCAATATCTGCAAGACAAAGCGACAATTAATCAATCCGTAGGGGTTGAAAACGTCATGTATGCGCAAGTATCCGTTGATGATCTTGAAGTAAAAATTGGTCGTGTAGACGATGACCGCATATCGGTTTTCGCTAATACAACGGCGGACATACAGTTTTTGACTCAACGCACGGTCGGTTTGGATCTTGACCTTGAATTTAGTGCCATTCCCAGATACGACCAAAAAACGGGTGAAGTGTTTCTACAATCACTTCGCTTAGAGAAGTTTGAAGACAAAAGCAATTTGTTGACATCGGAAATTAGCAATTTGATTAAACCTGCTGTTTCGATGATCGGTTACGCGTTATCAAACCAGCCTGTCTACAAGCTTGAGAGCGATAAAGTACAGTCAATTCTTCTGAAATCTGCCAGCCCGAATTTAGTTATCAAAAACAATCAACTGGTGATCGAACTGTTCGACTAGCCACACCGTCAGTCGCAATCCGCCGTAGACTTATCAGTTAAAGCCTCGGCGGAATGCAGAACAACAACTTCTATTCGCTCTTGCGTAAATTAGTGTCTAGCTCAAGACACAATACTCGCAACGCTTCAATATTCTCTGCCGACATACTTGATCTTGATTCTAGCTTCGCGGTTAACTCCTGTGCATCTTCCTGTAATTGGCTGCCTTTTGCAGTCAGTGAGATGACTTTTTTACGTTCATCCAAATCAGAGACTGTTCGAGTTAATAACCCTTTTAACTCCAGACGCTTAACGATTGGAGTCAGCGTTCCTGAATCTAAATGGGTATCCTGAGATAGCTCTTTCAGGCTAACGTCGCTTTTGCACCAAAGTGAGTGCATCACAATGTACTGAGGGTAGGTGAGGTCGTATTCGTCAAGCAGAGGTCTAAATGCGCGCACCAATGAATTGGTTGCCGTGTACAAAGCAAAACATACGTTATCTGATAATTTCTCGGCCATGAAAGAGTCCAGTTTTAAGCAAGGCGACAATAGTAACAAATTCTAAGCAATTTAAAAAACATTGTGCGCAAAATATTATTGAGCAAAGTAGTTGCATTCCTCTCAATCTCAAGTTAACTTATTTGCAAATTGTTTGTGCACAAATTATTTGCCTACCAATTAATGAGAGCCACTCAGAGGCGAAAGCGGTTTATTACTAACAGCTAAGCGCACATTGAAGCAAAAGTAAGAGAGAGCATTATGATCAGCCAACAAATCCATTTAGCATCACGCCCAGTCGGTATGCCGACAAAAGAAAACTTCAAATCTGTTGGAGTTGAGCTACCGGAAATTCAAGAAGGCGAAGTGTTAGTTAAGAACACATGGATGTCTGTTGACCCGTACATGCGCGGCCGTATGTACGATAGAGAATCGTACATTCCACCATTTGAAATTGACCAAGTACTGGAAGGTGGCGCCGTTGGTGAAGTTATCGAATCAAAAAATGACAACTTCCCTGTAGGCTCAAAAGTGAGCAACATTAGCGGTTGGCGTACAACTTTTATCAGTGATGGTACTGATTTGACCTTACTACCAGCGGTTGGTCTGCCAGACCAACACTTCCTGGGTGTTATCGGTATGCCTGGCCTAACGGGTTGGGTTGGGCTATTTAAAGTCGCTCAACTTAAGCCGACAGATACGGTATTTGTTTCTGCTGCATCTGGTGCAGTAGGCAGCGTGGTTTGTCAGATTGCTAAACTATATGGTTGTAAAGTGATTGGTTCTGTAGGCTCAGATGAGAAAGCAGAAATGGTGAAAGCAATGGGCGCGGATGCGGTTATCAACTACAAGAAAGTAGACGATTTGACACAGGCATTACGCGAAGCGGCGCCAGAAGGTATCGATGTGTATTTTGAAAACGTCGGCGGTGCACACCTGGAAGCGGCGCTGGAAGTTATCAACCCATACGGTCGTATTCCGGTATGTGGCATGATTGCAGACTACAATGCAGACAAGCCTCAGCCAGGACCAAGCAACTTACTGCAAATCAACACCAAGAAGCTGACGATGCAAGGCTTTATCGTAATGGATTACTGGGATCTTGCTGGTGAGTTCGTTGAACAAATGGGTCAGTGGATCAAAGAAGGCAAAGTGAAGTCTGAAGAGACCGTATACGAAGGGCTAGAAAACGCTGCTGAAGCGTTCATCGGTCTATTCGAAGGCAAAAACAAAGGTAAGATGCTGGTTAAGATTTAACCAGGCAAATTAAAGCCATAGCCAATTCACAAAAGCCAGCCAGTTAATCTGACTGGCGTTTTTATATCCGATAGTTTCTGCTCGGAACAATGGTTAGCCACTTGTCGCGTTAATGGCACAAACCACATGAAAAGCTTACAAAGTCACGATATCCTAGCAGGATAATAAAGCAATCTGAGCTTAAGTTCAGACTGCACTATGTTTACGGTAGAAAGTGAATTCGAATGAAGTTTATCCATACCTCAGATTGGCACCTAGGCCGACAGTTCCACAACGTTTCATTACTCGATGATCAACAAGCGGTTCTCGATCAATTGATTAAATACATTGAAGACAACCCCGTCGATGCTGTCGTGGTGGCTGGGGATGTGTATGATCGCTCTGTACCGCCTACGGTCGCCATCGAATTATTAAACCGAGTGGTAAAGCGAATTTGTACCGAGCTTAAAACACCGATGATTTTGATTTCCGGAAATCACGATGGTGCCGAGCGCCTGGGCTTCGGTTCTGAACAGATGAAAAACTCGGGTTTGCATATCATCAGTAACTTTGAAGATATGCTTTCACCTGTGGTGATTACGACCA contains the following coding sequences:
- a CDS encoding response regulator, whose protein sequence is MILIVEDEPSLANVVSDYLVHNGFETHIISDGNDVIEWVKIRKPELILLDLMLPNRNGLSIYRELRTFSDIPTIMATAKVEEIDRLLGLELGADDYVCKPYSPRELVVRVRNVLRRYNSVNTPKSEEETSPIIIEQGQMKVWVDGESITLTSVEFKLLSYFHQHEGQVFSREQLMNKIYNDERIVTDRTIDTHIKNLRKKIFAVNSAYDWIKAVYGVGYRFEME
- a CDS encoding DUF1439 domain-containing protein, whose product is MKTKIKAKLFVLSAAALLLNGCASYSITERDMNQYLQDKATINQSVGVENVMYAQVSVDDLEVKIGRVDDDRISVFANTTADIQFLTQRTVGLDLDLEFSAIPRYDQKTGEVFLQSLRLEKFEDKSNLLTSEISNLIKPAVSMIGYALSNQPVYKLESDKVQSILLKSASPNLVIKNNQLVIELFD
- a CDS encoding MarR family transcriptional regulator produces the protein MAEKLSDNVCFALYTATNSLVRAFRPLLDEYDLTYPQYIVMHSLWCKSDVSLKELSQDTHLDSGTLTPIVKRLELKGLLTRTVSDLDERKKVISLTAKGSQLQEDAQELTAKLESRSSMSAENIEALRVLCLELDTNLRKSE
- a CDS encoding NADP-dependent oxidoreductase translates to MISQQIHLASRPVGMPTKENFKSVGVELPEIQEGEVLVKNTWMSVDPYMRGRMYDRESYIPPFEIDQVLEGGAVGEVIESKNDNFPVGSKVSNISGWRTTFISDGTDLTLLPAVGLPDQHFLGVIGMPGLTGWVGLFKVAQLKPTDTVFVSAASGAVGSVVCQIAKLYGCKVIGSVGSDEKAEMVKAMGADAVINYKKVDDLTQALREAAPEGIDVYFENVGGAHLEAALEVINPYGRIPVCGMIADYNADKPQPGPSNLLQINTKKLTMQGFIVMDYWDLAGEFVEQMGQWIKEGKVKSEETVYEGLENAAEAFIGLFEGKNKGKMLVKI